The nucleotide sequence CAGGAGACACCCTCGGAGTCGGCAATGTTCCCCGAGCCCAGGCCCAGCAACAGGTAGCTGGCGCCCAGGGCGCGCGCCACCGAACAGAAGGTGCCCAGTTCGCCGCGCAGGGCCTGGTCCAGGGCCGAGGACTGCAACGCCCGCCCCTGAATCTCGCGGTCGAGCACCGCGTATCCGCGCCCCGCGAAATCGTTCTCCATCGGCCCTTGCAGCTCCCACAACTGTGGCATCCCACCCGTCGAGCGTTGGACCATCAGCAGCAGCAACGGCCCGGGCTTGGACAGATCCTGGGCAGCGGTCGGCCGGGCCGATTTGCCTGCCAGCTCCTCGTCCAGGGCCACTCGTAGGGCGACCATCTTTACCTCGCAGACCACCCGCACCGCGTAGCCCTCGCCCTGTACTCCCTCGTCGAGCACCTCGAACATCGCGATCCAATGATCGGGGTCCGCGCTGACAAAGCGTCGAATGTGCGCCTTTTTGGCCTCGAACATCTCCTGGGGCAATACTGACTCGACTGCGCCCATCAGCGCGTCGATCTTGGCCAGCAGCGTGGAGCGCTCCTGGGCCGCTGCAGTGTTGCCCGCCGTGATCGTCTGGGTCGCACTGCCCTGGAAACGCTCGGCCAACGCGGGCTGGACCAGGATCAGCAATAATGCCGCCGCAATCAGAGCGCTTGTGTGGAGACGACGCATAGCCCTTCCGTGTACTCGCTGCGCAGTTTCTCGAGCTGAGTATAGCCGATCAGCACCGTGGCTCGCATGCCCTCCGCGAGCTGCTCGACCTGCTCGACCTCCGCCCGGACCTGCAATTGCTCGATCAGCCCGCCGCTGCTCTGGTCGATATCGAGCAGCGCACGCAGGATCGGGTTGCCCAGGGCGCGGGCCAGTTCGAGCTCGAGCCGCTCCCAGTTCTCGCCGCTGACAGAGCTGACGCCGATTCTGTATTCCATCCCGCGGATCTCGCGCAACAGCTCGACCCGCGCCCGATCGTCGAGGCGGTCGAGCTTGTTGAACACGGTCATTCGCGGCTTTTGCGCCGCCTCGAGCTGCTCGAGCACCCGCTCCACGGCCAAGGCCTGATCCGCGCGCGCCGGGTCGGCGGCGTCGATCACATGCAGCAGCAGGTCGGCCTCGCGCACCTGCTCGAGGGTCGCCTGGAACGCCTCGATCAGCTGGTGCGGCAGGTCGCGGATAAAGCCCACCGTATCCGAGAGCATCACCGGCGTTTTGCCCGGCAGCATTGCCTGGCGCAAGGCCGGATCGAGAGTGGCGAACAGCATGTCCGCGCAGGCCAGATCCGAGGCGCACCAGCGGTTGATCAGCGTGGACTTGCCCGCGTTGGTGTAGCCCACCACGGCCACCACCGGCACATCGCGCCGACGGCGGCCCTGGCGCTGGGTCTCGCGCGTGCGCCGCACGTGCTCCAGCCTGCGCTTGATCAGCGCCATCCGCCGACGGATCAAACGCCGATCGGTTTCGAGCACGGTCTCGCCCGGGCCGCGGGTGCCGATGCC is from Candidatus Alcyoniella australis and encodes:
- the hflX gene encoding GTPase HflX; amino-acid sequence: MIEQASAQQAVCVGVSPAGYDPEAARRDLEELGGLLQAAGGQVLEAVDIRLRRPISATLLGKGQIERLAEVVQRTEAALVVINAELSGTQTRNLERMLEARVIDRSGLILDIFALRASTLEGKLQVELAQHAYRLPRLVGRGAQLSRLGGGIGTRGPGETVLETDRRLIRRRMALIKRRLEHVRRTRETQRQGRRRRDVPVVAVVGYTNAGKSTLINRWCASDLACADMLFATLDPALRQAMLPGKTPVMLSDTVGFIRDLPHQLIEAFQATLEQVREADLLLHVIDAADPARADQALAVERVLEQLEAAQKPRMTVFNKLDRLDDRARVELLREIRGMEYRIGVSSVSGENWERLELELARALGNPILRALLDIDQSSGGLIEQLQVRAEVEQVEQLAEGMRATVLIGYTQLEKLRSEYTEGLCVVSTQAL